In the Muricauda sp. MAR_2010_75 genome, one interval contains:
- the yaaA gene encoding peroxide stress protein YaaA, translated as MKIVVSPAKSLDFETELPTSKYSQSQFLEQSEKLNGILKKKKPKALSKLMSISDKLAELNWERNQQFSLPFTADNARPAVYAFNGDVYQGLDAYTIPEEKLDKLQDTLRILSGLYGILKPLDLVQPYRLEMGTQLKVGRKKNLYEFWQKQLTDHLNEELEDGELFINLASNEYFGAIDEKKLKVPVITPIFKDWKNDKLKIISFFAKKARGSMVRYILDTDAKTLNDIKGFDSDGYMFSAEHTLKENQPVFIR; from the coding sequence ATGAAAATTGTAGTATCACCGGCAAAATCACTCGATTTTGAAACCGAGTTGCCCACATCAAAATACAGTCAATCCCAATTTTTGGAGCAGTCCGAAAAGTTAAACGGCATTTTAAAGAAGAAAAAGCCCAAGGCCCTGTCCAAGCTCATGTCTATTTCAGACAAATTGGCCGAATTGAACTGGGAGCGAAACCAACAATTTTCATTGCCCTTTACTGCAGACAACGCAAGACCAGCGGTCTATGCTTTCAACGGAGATGTATACCAAGGTTTGGACGCCTACACCATTCCAGAAGAAAAATTGGATAAGTTGCAAGATACGCTTCGGATTTTGTCCGGACTTTATGGAATTTTAAAGCCGTTGGATTTGGTGCAGCCTTACCGATTGGAGATGGGGACCCAATTGAAAGTGGGTCGAAAAAAGAACCTCTACGAATTTTGGCAAAAACAGCTAACTGACCACCTAAATGAGGAATTGGAAGATGGTGAGTTGTTCATCAACTTGGCCAGTAACGAATATTTTGGCGCCATTGATGAAAAGAAACTCAAAGTGCCTGTGATCACCCCAATTTTTAAAGATTGGAAGAACGATAAACTTAAAATCATCAGCTTTTTTGCCAAAAAAGCACGGGGTTCCATGGTTCGATATATTTTAGATACCGATGCCAAGACCTTGAATGACATCAAAGGGTTTGATTCTGATGGGTATATGTTCAGTGCCGAGCACACCCTAAAGGAAAACCAACCTGTTTTCATTCGATAA
- the trpD gene encoding anthranilate phosphoribosyltransferase — MKETLNKLINHEILPKEEAKQILVNIAKGDYNPSQIAAFLTVYMMRSITIEELEGFRDALLELCVAVDLSEYDPIDLCGTGGDGKDTFNISTLASFVTAGAGVKVTKHGNYGVSSKCGSSNVMEFLGIKFSNEADFLKKSIEEAGICVLHAPLFHPAMKNVGPIRRELAVKTFFNMLGPMVNPTFPKNQMVGVFNLELARMYGYLYQNTDKKFTVLHALDGYDEISLTGDTKTISNNSEGMLTPADFGVAKISQAEITGGEDIAESAQIFLDVLHGKGTEAQNNVVCANAGVAIATVEGLTPKAGFEKAKESLLSGKGLEALKRLQKLSN; from the coding sequence ATGAAAGAGACATTAAATAAACTTATAAATCACGAAATACTGCCAAAGGAAGAGGCCAAGCAGATTTTGGTGAACATTGCCAAAGGCGATTACAATCCCTCACAAATTGCGGCTTTCCTTACGGTTTACATGATGCGTAGCATCACCATTGAAGAATTGGAAGGTTTCCGGGATGCACTCTTGGAACTCTGTGTGGCTGTGGACTTGTCCGAATATGACCCCATCGACCTTTGTGGAACCGGTGGTGATGGCAAGGACACCTTCAACATTTCCACCTTAGCATCTTTTGTGACGGCTGGCGCAGGTGTAAAAGTGACCAAACACGGTAATTATGGGGTTTCTTCCAAGTGTGGGAGTAGTAATGTGATGGAATTTTTGGGCATCAAATTCAGTAATGAGGCTGATTTTCTGAAAAAGTCCATTGAAGAAGCGGGAATTTGTGTGCTGCATGCACCTTTGTTCCACCCTGCCATGAAAAATGTGGGGCCCATCCGAAGGGAACTGGCCGTAAAGACCTTTTTTAATATGTTGGGTCCTATGGTAAACCCCACTTTTCCAAAAAATCAGATGGTAGGTGTTTTCAATTTGGAGTTGGCCCGAATGTATGGGTACCTCTATCAAAATACCGATAAAAAATTCACAGTGTTGCACGCTTTGGATGGTTATGACGAGATTTCATTGACCGGGGACACCAAAACCATTTCCAACAATTCCGAAGGCATGTTGACCCCTGCGGATTTTGGTGTGGCCAAGATTTCACAAGCTGAAATCACTGGAGGTGAGGACATTGCTGAATCGGCTCAAATATTTTTGGATGTATTGCATGGAAAAGGAACCGAAGCACAAAACAATGTGGTCTGTGCCAATGCAGGAGTGGCTATTGCCACCGTGGAAGGCCTGACTCCAAAAGCTGGTTTTGAAAAAGCGAAAGAGTCTTTGTTGAGTGGAAAAGGGTTGGAAGCATTGAAGAGGTTGCAGAAACTTAGTAATTGA
- the trpB gene encoding tryptophan synthase subunit beta produces MTYHADEKGYYGEFGGAFIPEMLYPNCEELRQNYLHIMAEPSFQDEFNQLLKDYVGRPTPLYFAKRLSEKYNTKIYLKREDLCHTGAHKVNNTIGQILMAKKLGKNRIIAETGAGQHGVATATVCALMGIECVVYMGEIDIARQAPNVARMKMLGAEVRPAKSGSKTLKDATNEAIRDWINNPVDTHYIIGSVVGPHPYPDMVARFQSVISEEIKAQLLEKEGRENPDYVVACVGGGSNAAGAYYHFLDTPEVGIIAVEAAGKGIHSGESAATSVLGKVGIIHGSKTLLMQTQDGQITEPYSISAGLDYPGVGPLHAHLYKSGRGEFISITDDDAMTAGLGLCQLEGIIPAIESSHALAIFEDRKFKSDDVVVVNLSGRGDKDLQNYIDYFKL; encoded by the coding sequence ATGACGTATCACGCTGACGAAAAAGGCTATTATGGTGAGTTTGGTGGAGCTTTTATCCCAGAAATGCTCTATCCCAATTGTGAGGAACTTCGGCAAAACTACCTCCACATTATGGCGGAACCTTCCTTTCAGGATGAGTTTAACCAATTACTGAAAGATTATGTAGGCCGACCTACCCCACTGTATTTTGCCAAACGCCTATCGGAAAAATACAACACCAAAATCTACCTGAAACGGGAAGATTTATGCCATACCGGTGCCCATAAGGTAAACAATACCATAGGACAGATTTTGATGGCCAAAAAGCTGGGTAAAAACCGAATCATTGCCGAGACTGGTGCGGGTCAACATGGAGTGGCCACGGCCACAGTTTGTGCACTTATGGGCATTGAATGCGTGGTCTACATGGGTGAAATTGACATCGCACGCCAAGCCCCGAATGTAGCCCGAATGAAGATGTTGGGAGCCGAAGTACGCCCTGCAAAATCTGGAAGCAAAACTTTAAAAGATGCTACCAACGAAGCCATTCGAGATTGGATCAATAATCCGGTGGACACCCACTACATCATCGGTTCCGTTGTGGGACCACATCCTTATCCCGATATGGTGGCGCGGTTTCAATCTGTGATTTCGGAAGAAATCAAAGCCCAACTATTAGAAAAAGAAGGCCGGGAAAACCCCGACTATGTAGTAGCTTGTGTGGGTGGTGGAAGCAATGCCGCTGGCGCCTACTATCACTTTTTGGATACGCCTGAAGTTGGAATTATTGCGGTGGAGGCGGCCGGAAAAGGGATTCACTCCGGAGAAAGTGCTGCAACTTCGGTTTTGGGCAAAGTGGGGATCATCCACGGGAGCAAAACCTTGTTGATGCAAACCCAAGATGGACAGATTACCGAGCCGTATTCCATTTCCGCAGGATTGGATTACCCCGGAGTTGGTCCCTTGCACGCCCATTTGTACAAATCAGGTAGAGGGGAGTTCATTTCCATTACGGATGATGATGCCATGACCGCTGGACTTGGTTTATGTCAATTGGAAGGTATCATTCCCGCGATTGAATCTTCACATGCCCTTGCCATTTTTGAGGATAGAAAGTTTAAATCTGATGATGTCGTTGTGGTGAACCTCTCAGGCCGGGGTGATAAAGATTTACAGAATTATATTGATTATTTTAAATTATAA
- a CDS encoding phosphoribosylanthranilate isomerase: MKLKVCGMHHNPTEVAQLQPDYLGFIFWEPSSRYFEGAMPQLPKSIKKVGVFVDATVEEVLEKVVKFQLDVVQLHGKESPEFCEALRHPELVSASHKDEAPKQVRGDKLEIIKVFSIKNDFDFSILKPYEEVCDYFLFDTKGKLPGGNGYTFDWTILENYPSTKPFFLSGGIGLESVEKLKEFIKSPASTYCYAIDVNSRFETQPGLKNITSLKAFINALTDDLQLKTDH; the protein is encoded by the coding sequence ATGAAACTGAAAGTCTGCGGCATGCACCATAACCCTACCGAGGTTGCCCAACTGCAACCTGATTATTTGGGCTTTATTTTTTGGGAGCCTTCCTCTCGCTATTTTGAGGGAGCCATGCCCCAATTGCCCAAATCCATTAAAAAAGTGGGGGTCTTTGTGGATGCTACCGTGGAAGAAGTTTTGGAAAAAGTAGTGAAGTTTCAATTGGATGTGGTTCAACTGCATGGGAAAGAAAGTCCCGAATTTTGTGAGGCGTTGCGTCACCCTGAACTAGTTTCAGCATCACATAAAGATGAGGCCCCAAAACAAGTTCGAGGTGACAAACTGGAAATCATCAAAGTGTTTTCCATCAAAAATGATTTCGATTTTTCCATTTTGAAGCCGTATGAAGAGGTTTGTGACTACTTCCTTTTTGATACCAAAGGAAAATTGCCCGGGGGTAACGGTTATACCTTCGATTGGACCATTTTGGAAAACTATCCCTCCACCAAACCTTTCTTTTTAAGTGGGGGAATTGGACTGGAATCGGTTGAGAAATTGAAAGAATTTATAAAAAGTCCAGCTTCAACATACTGCTACGCTATCGACGTAAACAGCAGATTTGAGACCCAACCTGGACTAAAAAACATAACGTCATTGAAAGCGTTCATCAATGCGCTCACTGACGATTTACAACTTAAAACTGATCACTAA
- the trpA gene encoding tryptophan synthase subunit alpha → MNRIKQKLQEDKKLLSIYFTAGYPKLNDTLKIIQDLELSGVDFIEVGLPFSDPLADGPTIQESSTAALKNGMRTELLFEQLKDIRKTVSIPLILMGYFNPVLQYSVDAFCKKCQEIGIDGLILPDLPLDVYREEYESTFKKYGLINIFLITPQTSEERVRAIDEASDGFIYMVSSASTTGAKEGFGAEQAAYFDRIAGMNLNNPQIVGFGISNAQTFQQATEKTKGAIIGSAFIKHLTQNGVNGISDFVNQIR, encoded by the coding sequence ATAAACAGAATCAAACAAAAGCTACAAGAGGATAAAAAGCTCCTCTCCATATATTTCACTGCGGGCTATCCCAAATTGAACGATACGCTTAAAATTATCCAGGATTTGGAGCTAAGCGGGGTGGATTTTATTGAGGTTGGATTGCCCTTTAGTGATCCTTTGGCCGATGGCCCCACCATCCAGGAAAGTTCCACCGCTGCCCTGAAAAATGGAATGCGCACCGAATTGCTTTTTGAACAATTAAAAGACATTCGTAAAACGGTTTCCATCCCTCTGATTTTAATGGGCTATTTTAACCCGGTGCTCCAATATAGTGTTGATGCATTTTGCAAAAAATGCCAAGAAATTGGGATTGATGGCCTTATTCTTCCTGATCTACCCTTGGATGTGTATCGAGAAGAGTATGAATCAACCTTTAAAAAATATGGGCTTATCAATATCTTTTTGATTACCCCGCAGACCAGCGAAGAACGGGTCAGGGCAATCGATGAAGCTTCGGACGGTTTTATCTATATGGTGAGTTCCGCCAGTACAACAGGCGCCAAAGAAGGGTTTGGCGCAGAACAGGCCGCTTATTTTGACCGTATTGCCGGCATGAACCTCAACAACCCCCAGATTGTGGGTTTTGGCATCAGTAATGCTCAAACGTTTCAACAGGCCACGGAAAAAACCAAAGGTGCCATCATAGGCTCCGCCTTTATTAAACACCTGACGCAAAATGGCGTGAACGGTATTAGCGATTTTGTAAATCAAATTCGTTAA
- a CDS encoding phosphoenolpyruvate carboxylase, with translation MQQSRRLEEFKKSVTNKFNIYNSLFLSLPYKNVENVGMLIPLLLDQCEKGLKEGKDPQEILEVFFANFANIMDERERLDFMFRIIQYVERQVVLYDSVEDSAFSKLQQYSNSLTIKDYFGLVNRTKNWDKVSKKLSTFSARIVLTAHPTQFYTPAVLDIIAELQSLIDEDRIYDIDVTLQQLGLTSLVNAKKPTPLDEAKNIIYILRNTYYDAVGELYQYVKSNIRDDDFENYNIIKLGFWPGGDRDGNPFVTADITKEVADELRLTLMKCYYNELKELRKKLTFKGVQEHLNELSGKLYKAMFDPNAPISYEQIIEHLGTIRERLIADYHELYLDLLDEFTDKVHIFKTHFATLDIRQDHSKHLLVVETILKQKGAIKESISELKEKELIKWLLKENLTLDPKDFDDDIVKDTITNIMQLGEIQAKNGEDGCNRYIISNSEDIFAVLFVFGLFRWCGWDEKDITFDIVPLFETMKGMEAAEEVMQTLFDIPVYRKHLERRNETHTIMLGFSDGTKDGGYLKANWSILKTKETLSKVCKKNGIKAIFFDGRGGPPARGGGKTHRFYAAQTKDVANHEIQLTIQGQTITSTYGTKEQFIHNSEQLLTAGLSNNLFGKELVISGPQRKLIEELSDLSFEKYDALKQHDKFIPYLEHRSTLKYYTKANIGSRPGKRGNKEKLTLSDLRAISFVGSWSQLKQNVPGYFGLGTAIAKLKEEGRLNEVKKLYKDVPFFRALMHNSMMSLAKTNFGLTSYMKEDPEFGEFWNILHDEFELSQKMLLQISGLKILMEDEEVSRESVKIREKIVLPLLVIQQNALYHITQNSEYKELYEKIVTRSLYGNINASRNSA, from the coding sequence ATGCAGCAGTCCAGACGATTAGAAGAGTTTAAAAAATCGGTCACCAATAAATTCAATATATACAACAGTCTATTTTTAAGCCTACCCTACAAAAATGTTGAGAATGTGGGGATGCTCATCCCCCTTTTGCTCGATCAATGCGAAAAGGGACTTAAGGAAGGAAAGGACCCCCAAGAAATCTTGGAGGTGTTTTTTGCCAATTTTGCCAATATAATGGATGAAAGGGAGCGATTGGATTTTATGTTCCGGATCATTCAGTATGTAGAACGGCAAGTTGTACTTTATGATAGTGTTGAAGACTCAGCATTTTCAAAATTACAGCAGTACAGCAATTCATTGACCATCAAGGACTATTTTGGATTGGTGAACCGGACCAAAAACTGGGATAAGGTCTCCAAAAAGCTTTCCACCTTTAGCGCACGGATTGTCCTTACGGCCCACCCCACACAATTTTATACCCCCGCCGTATTGGATATTATTGCAGAACTGCAATCACTGATTGATGAGGACCGTATCTATGATATTGATGTGACCCTGCAGCAATTGGGGCTTACTTCTTTGGTCAATGCCAAGAAACCTACTCCGTTGGATGAGGCCAAAAACATCATTTACATTCTGCGAAATACGTATTATGATGCCGTTGGGGAACTGTATCAGTACGTGAAAAGTAATATTAGGGACGACGATTTTGAAAACTACAACATCATTAAACTTGGATTTTGGCCTGGTGGGGACAGGGATGGCAATCCTTTTGTGACGGCCGATATTACCAAGGAAGTGGCCGATGAACTTCGACTTACATTGATGAAGTGTTATTACAATGAATTGAAGGAATTGCGCAAAAAATTAACCTTCAAAGGGGTTCAAGAGCACCTTAACGAATTGAGCGGAAAGCTCTACAAAGCCATGTTCGACCCGAATGCACCGATTTCCTACGAACAGATTATTGAGCATTTGGGAACCATTCGCGAAAGATTGATTGCGGATTATCACGAATTGTACTTGGATTTGTTGGACGAGTTTACAGATAAGGTTCATATTTTCAAGACCCATTTTGCCACTTTGGATATCCGCCAAGATCATAGCAAACACTTGTTGGTGGTGGAAACCATTTTAAAGCAGAAAGGAGCCATCAAGGAAAGTATCTCCGAACTCAAGGAAAAGGAACTCATTAAATGGTTGTTGAAAGAAAACCTAACATTGGATCCAAAGGATTTTGACGATGACATTGTAAAAGACACCATCACCAATATTATGCAATTGGGAGAGATTCAAGCCAAGAATGGCGAGGATGGTTGCAATAGATACATCATCAGTAATTCTGAGGATATTTTTGCAGTTCTGTTCGTATTTGGATTGTTCAGATGGTGCGGATGGGATGAAAAGGACATCACTTTTGATATTGTTCCGTTGTTCGAGACCATGAAAGGAATGGAAGCTGCAGAGGAGGTCATGCAGACCTTGTTCGACATACCAGTTTATCGTAAACATTTGGAGCGAAGAAATGAAACCCATACCATTATGCTGGGCTTTTCCGACGGTACCAAGGATGGAGGCTACTTAAAGGCCAATTGGTCCATCCTAAAAACCAAGGAAACCTTGAGTAAAGTCTGCAAGAAAAACGGTATCAAAGCCATTTTCTTTGACGGAAGGGGAGGACCACCGGCAAGGGGAGGTGGAAAGACCCACAGGTTCTATGCGGCCCAGACCAAAGATGTGGCCAATCATGAAATCCAACTCACCATCCAAGGGCAGACCATTACCAGTACTTACGGTACTAAGGAACAGTTTATCCACAACTCGGAACAATTGCTTACCGCTGGGTTGAGCAACAACCTTTTTGGAAAGGAATTGGTGATTTCCGGACCACAACGGAAGCTGATAGAGGAACTATCCGACCTCAGTTTTGAAAAATACGATGCGCTAAAGCAACATGATAAATTCATTCCTTATTTGGAGCACAGAAGCACCTTGAAGTATTATACAAAAGCCAACATCGGAAGTAGACCCGGAAAGCGTGGTAACAAAGAAAAATTAACCCTTTCCGATTTGAGAGCTATTTCATTTGTGGGTTCTTGGAGCCAGTTGAAACAAAACGTGCCGGGATATTTTGGATTGGGAACCGCAATTGCCAAGCTCAAGGAAGAAGGACGGCTCAATGAGGTGAAAAAGTTATATAAGGATGTGCCCTTTTTTAGGGCTTTAATGCACAACAGTATGATGTCTTTGGCGAAGACCAATTTTGGTTTGACTAGTTACATGAAGGAAGATCCGGAGTTTGGGGAGTTTTGGAATATTCTACATGATGAATTTGAATTGTCCCAGAAAATGCTCCTACAGATTTCAGGGTTGAAAATTTTGATGGAAGACGAGGAAGTTTCTAGGGAATCGGTAAAGATTAGGGAGAAGATTGTTCTGCCATTGTTGGTCATTCAACAAAACGCGCTGTACCATATCACTCAAAATTCGGAATACAAGGAATTGTATGAGAAAATTGTGACCCGTTCGCTGTACGGAAACATTAATGCCAGTAGAAACTCGGCCTAA
- a CDS encoding uracil-DNA glycosylase family protein: MSKKPFLHTHPYEPFLFPEATKLIVGTLPPPRFTIGELRKEDVDFCYGSCNGMLWPILDRIFGLNLKFENTAEAISQREHFLLKHKIGVCDIVHSAEREKIDASDLGMQNVVLRDLVGYLQEFPNIDTLLFTGGNSKNGPEYFFRKQLKELGLQLEVVSDEVPRIHQVEIGDRMVKTVSLTAPSGAANRAVGSLQLYKDLKSQNPAFNTFDFRVMQYRDFFE, from the coding sequence GTGAGCAAGAAACCATTTCTGCATACACATCCTTACGAGCCTTTTCTATTTCCAGAGGCCACAAAATTGATTGTGGGCACCTTGCCACCACCTCGGTTTACCATTGGTGAATTGCGAAAGGAAGATGTTGACTTTTGCTATGGAAGCTGTAATGGGATGTTATGGCCCATTTTGGACCGTATTTTTGGGTTGAATCTCAAATTTGAAAATACAGCGGAGGCTATATCACAACGAGAGCATTTCCTCTTGAAGCATAAAATTGGTGTTTGCGATATTGTCCATAGTGCAGAACGGGAAAAGATTGATGCCTCGGATTTGGGAATGCAAAATGTGGTGCTTAGGGATTTGGTGGGATATCTTCAAGAATTCCCAAACATAGATACTCTTTTATTTACTGGAGGAAACAGCAAAAATGGCCCCGAATATTTTTTTAGAAAGCAACTAAAGGAGCTCGGGTTACAGTTGGAAGTGGTTTCTGATGAGGTACCCCGTATCCATCAAGTTGAGATTGGTGATAGAATGGTAAAAACGGTTTCCCTAACAGCCCCTTCAGGAGCGGCCAACCGTGCCGTGGGCAGTCTTCAATTGTACAAGGACCTGAAAAGCCAAAACCCAGCATTCAATACGTTTGATTTCAGGGTGATGCAGTATCGGGATTTTTTTGAATAG
- the trpC gene encoding indole-3-glycerol phosphate synthase TrpC, whose protein sequence is MNILDKIVADKRKEVDLKKSLITVKQLEHSVLMERTSISLASELKSSVTGIIAEHKRRSPSKSVINQSLNVQDVAKGYAQAGVCGMSVLTDGKYFGGSLDDLVLARASVNIPLLRKEFIIDEYQIVEARAYGADVILLIAAILSRDEIKTLSETAKSLGLDVLLEVHNEKELQKSIMPSLDMLGVNNRNLKTFEVSLETSKSLSEQIPDDFVKVSESGISSIEAIQQLRPYGYQGFLIGENFMKTDDPGASAKTFIDELKQ, encoded by the coding sequence ATGAACATATTGGACAAAATAGTAGCCGATAAACGCAAGGAGGTCGATTTGAAAAAATCATTGATCACGGTTAAGCAATTGGAACATTCTGTGCTCATGGAGCGCACGTCCATTTCGTTGGCTTCCGAATTAAAAAGTAGTGTAACCGGAATTATCGCGGAGCACAAACGTCGTTCCCCGTCAAAATCGGTCATCAACCAAAGTTTGAACGTGCAGGATGTGGCCAAAGGCTATGCCCAGGCTGGGGTTTGTGGCATGTCCGTCCTTACGGATGGGAAATATTTTGGAGGCTCACTGGATGATTTGGTGCTGGCCCGGGCTTCTGTGAACATTCCGTTGCTTCGAAAAGAGTTCATTATTGATGAATACCAAATTGTGGAGGCCAGAGCCTATGGTGCCGATGTAATTTTGTTGATTGCTGCTATTTTATCCCGTGATGAAATTAAAACGCTATCAGAAACTGCAAAAAGCTTGGGGTTGGATGTACTTCTCGAAGTCCATAATGAAAAGGAACTACAAAAATCCATCATGCCCAGTTTGGACATGTTGGGGGTCAACAACCGAAACCTAAAGACGTTTGAGGTGAGTTTGGAAACCAGTAAATCCCTTTCGGAACAAATTCCGGATGATTTTGTAAAGGTTTCGGAGAGTGGCATCAGTTCCATTGAAGCCATTCAACAACTCAGACCCTACGGGTATCAAGGTTTCTTGATCGGAGAGAATTTTATGAAAACCGACGATCCTGGTGCGAGTGCCAAAACGTTTATTGATGAATTAAAACAATAA
- a CDS encoding aminodeoxychorismate/anthranilate synthase component II: MGRKILMIDNYDSFTYNLVHYLEDLDCEVTVKRNDQLTLDEVEPFENIVLSPGPGIPDEAGLLKEIIKTYAPTKRIFGVCLGLQAIGEVFGGTLVNLDQVYHGVDTEITVTKDDPIFKGLPKTLQVGRYHSWVVDTDVPEVLEVTSVDENGQIMSLRHKTYDVTAVQFHPESVLTPEGKQMLKNWLDSK, encoded by the coding sequence ATGGGAAGAAAGATTTTAATGATAGACAATTACGATAGCTTCACCTATAATTTGGTGCACTATCTGGAGGATTTGGATTGCGAGGTGACCGTAAAGCGAAACGACCAGCTTACTCTGGATGAAGTGGAGCCCTTTGAAAACATCGTGCTTTCTCCAGGTCCAGGAATTCCGGATGAAGCGGGCTTGCTCAAGGAAATCATAAAGACCTATGCCCCCACCAAGCGTATTTTTGGGGTGTGCTTGGGATTACAGGCCATTGGTGAGGTGTTTGGCGGAACCTTGGTGAACCTAGATCAGGTATATCACGGAGTGGATACAGAAATTACCGTCACCAAGGATGACCCCATTTTTAAAGGATTGCCCAAAACGCTTCAAGTGGGACGATACCACTCGTGGGTGGTGGATACCGATGTACCCGAGGTATTGGAAGTCACTTCGGTGGATGAAAATGGACAAATCATGTCACTTCGGCACAAAACCTACGATGTGACCGCCGTTCAATTTCACCCCGAATCCGTGCTCACCCCGGAAGGAAAACAAATGCTAAAAAACTGGTTGGATAGCAAATAG
- a CDS encoding M20/M25/M40 family metallo-hydrolase translates to MKKIAFLLSILIFTSVWGQDDMAIKSQVASAITELREFIAIPNDALNADDIDDNVFWLKRKFGERGFNTAVLDTENMPLFFAALPVDDAKPTILIYMHFDGQSVDPSKWNQPNPYEVVLKAPDGDGFKTVSFGELDDDINYDWRLFGRSTSDDKSPIVMLLNTIDLLKKDGKEIPFNVKVILDGEEEKSSKPLPKAVKQYRELLEADFLVIADGPVHPSGDPTVVYGCRGITTLTLTTYGPVKPQHSGHYGNYAPNPGFQLAQLLASMKDKDGKVTIPGYYDGIAIGDAAMEVLKSVPDSDAEISDKLQFKSAEKVGGFYQEALQYPSLNIRGLGSGWIGDKARTIVPESATAELDLRLVVETDGNRLKKLVKDHIAKQGYTVFDHVPSKEERLAHDKIITVTEGSVTDAFRTDLDNPYGQFLVKTLGESFGKDVIQIRTTGGTVPIAPFINELKIPAFIVPMVNPDNNQHSPNENLKIGQLAYGIKAFYGMLTSELN, encoded by the coding sequence ATGAAAAAAATCGCTTTTTTACTATCCATTCTGATTTTCACCTCAGTTTGGGGCCAAGATGACATGGCCATAAAATCACAAGTGGCCTCGGCCATCACCGAACTTCGGGAATTCATTGCCATCCCCAACGATGCCTTGAATGCTGATGATATTGATGACAATGTATTTTGGTTGAAACGAAAGTTTGGGGAACGGGGTTTTAACACAGCGGTTCTTGACACGGAGAACATGCCCCTCTTTTTTGCGGCCTTGCCTGTGGATGATGCCAAACCAACCATCCTCATTTATATGCACTTTGATGGACAGTCGGTTGATCCTTCCAAATGGAATCAGCCCAATCCGTATGAAGTGGTGCTGAAAGCTCCTGATGGAGATGGGTTCAAAACCGTTTCCTTTGGGGAACTGGATGACGATATCAATTACGACTGGCGACTGTTTGGTCGTTCCACATCGGACGACAAATCACCCATCGTCATGTTGTTGAACACCATTGATCTTTTGAAAAAAGATGGCAAGGAAATTCCGTTCAACGTCAAGGTCATTTTGGACGGTGAGGAAGAAAAAAGCAGCAAACCACTACCCAAGGCAGTGAAGCAATATCGGGAATTACTGGAAGCTGACTTTTTGGTCATTGCTGATGGTCCTGTTCACCCTTCCGGTGACCCAACGGTAGTCTATGGCTGCAGGGGAATCACCACCTTGACATTGACCACTTACGGACCGGTGAAGCCACAACACAGTGGGCATTATGGCAACTACGCACCCAATCCCGGGTTTCAATTGGCCCAATTATTGGCCAGCATGAAAGACAAGGATGGCAAAGTGACCATTCCCGGTTATTATGATGGGATTGCCATTGGTGATGCTGCCATGGAAGTTTTAAAAAGTGTGCCCGATAGCGATGCTGAGATTTCAGATAAACTTCAGTTTAAATCTGCCGAAAAAGTGGGGGGTTTTTATCAAGAAGCCCTACAATATCCTTCCTTGAATATTCGCGGATTGGGTTCTGGTTGGATTGGCGACAAAGCCCGAACCATTGTCCCTGAAAGTGCCACTGCGGAACTGGACCTTCGCTTGGTAGTTGAGACGGATGGGAATCGCTTAAAAAAATTGGTGAAGGACCATATTGCCAAACAGGGGTATACCGTATTTGACCATGTTCCCTCAAAGGAAGAACGTTTGGCCCATGATAAGATAATTACCGTGACCGAAGGTAGCGTTACGGATGCTTTCCGAACTGATTTGGACAATCCCTACGGACAGTTTTTGGTGAAGACCTTGGGAGAAAGTTTTGGAAAAGATGTGATTCAAATCCGCACAACAGGGGGAACGGTGCCCATTGCTCCCTTTATCAACGAATTGAAGATTCCTGCTTTTATTGTTCCCATGGTGAACCCCGATAACAACCAACATAGCCCCAATGAAAATCTAAAGATTGGGCAATTGGCATACGGAATCAAGGCATTTTATGGAATGTTGACTTCAGAATTAAATTAA